A window of the Echeneis naucrates chromosome 3, fEcheNa1.1, whole genome shotgun sequence genome harbors these coding sequences:
- the lmo7b gene encoding LIM domain only protein 7b isoform X1, with protein sequence MEWRQQTSISCADAFREAQRWIEEVTGKQFGCNDFRAALENGVLLCNLINQLKPGIIKRVNRLSTPIAGLDNINVFLKACGKLGLNESQLFHPGDLQDLSTRVTLRQDEGDRRLKNVLITIYWLGRKAHLDSLYTGPEFNFKAFEGLLGLALSKALDEDSNAFVKGSGDRECWYPEREEDQHMKLSNKRGTSADSVNAVDSRGPRPNSEGCGSDAEAEQVFRMEPTRPPVRQNKGYVPSPLLRRKQEVNGRGGSSPLASVYQNQARRDRPFQVNPGWIWSKSLSDIPMVYPVQKFSNERAVHNVGLGANTPRGWNRNNTQKSSVAVKDSEAQWQDDFTKWKNRRRSTKSELRTKSQDREHVISQMTNGAVTNSERNEAHGRLLKRQQQSPCRHNPVPRVHATSPPSKSSGSDLRPRTRALLARSYATEMTFNSHDAAHAQGSSAGTMPGPDGDILGEETNIASLASDGVGVTTPSLDFPFTSLTQVKAQGIQPTTELEQPQTVCRSQISTLVTTIQPNGTLKSTSTREPSVYVLSHKDHPSSVDPKCPPFYTDEVDQTADAPVDQNHMSRRESQKTSLGTAGDEAGDQQAAGVYKYLSRATSWSGSASLPRGYRRSDGSSRLSSAITARPFMTKQSKSFSLQRQHTVDYQSLLVNCEKVETIPSPTKSSFRPAASHLRGQYQASIKQKKANQAKQRSIEQWEDGRGASVSKQTSLQTTDDHHQPFAPTQLLPQPYSDLQSHHNSSTLPSTKVDHSDMRVSLALKPNSRPDFGFQTHRDSTGVRIKSIQAGSPAELCQLGVDDEIVTVDGVSVAYMNYSQWKDVMTSALQTGSLTMDIRRYGNKDWSTTEGSHHSQPGQSRKTINLTSAAPVLIGCPDHHANTTASTATTVTKAQKFSRERDHVQEEVMAGVHADSHGMSTSKDYNKIIRKNQKRRAEFFNPKGGSESAISDLQVPSLSPSSSSWSWDHEEDRRRQEKWQEEQERLLQEQYRRDQERLEAEWWRAQQDVMGDSWRKSETTSQMTNGGGEPASTQIHRKALSNKSREEEQSFGTDELKEAGSKPQSTMLNEKRAEQDWAVESCGFARLSPAHRAKSLSTPALASYHKPTRGDQRKRKGQPLSKAELDRQQILEEMKKKTQLLTDNSWIRQRSSSFYREPVYVGVPMKRYESLDNLDTLRQSQVSAATFSYPRPQSAAAGYYAPSRNSSSRYSTGAIIPQRSASMDPGSVWAATNISEELRLQSRVESETQSPTVSSAVSIQSVLAHPKCDQYAVLHITD encoded by the exons ATGGAGTGGCGCCAGCAGACCAGTATCAGCTGTGCGGACGCCTTCAGGGAGGCTCAGCGCTGGATCGAG gaggtGACTGGAAAACAATTTGGTTGCAATGATTTCCGTGCTGCCCTGGAGAATGGAGTCCTGCTTTGCAA CCTGATCAACCAGTTGAAGCCTGGCATCATTAAGAGGGTAAACAGACTTTCTACTCCCATCGCTGGCCTG GATAATATAAATGTCTTCCTGAAAGCCTGCGGGAAGCTGGGACTGAATGAGTCGCAGTTGTTTCATCCAGGGGACCTGCAGGACCTGTCTACTCGTGTAACCCTCAG GCAAGACGAAGGCGACAGAAGGCTCAAAAAT GTTCTGATCACTATCTACTGGTTGGGCCGCAAAGCTCATCTAGACTCACTCTACACTGGTCCCGAGTTTAACTTCAAGGCCTTTGAGGGGCTTTTAGGGTTGGCCTTGTCCAAA GCTCTAGACGAGGACAGTAATGCATTTGTGAAAGGCAGTGGGGACAGAGAGTGCTGGTacccagagagggaggaagatcAGCACATGAAATTGAGCAATAAGAGAGGGACGTCTGCGGACAGTGTTAACGCTGTGGATTCCCGTGGCCCCCGTCCAAATAGTGAAG GTTGTGGAAGCGACGCGGAAGCCGAGCAAGTCTTCAGGATGGAGCCCACACGACCTCCAGTCCGTCAAAACAAAGGTTATGTACCGTCTCCGCTCCTCCGAAGGAAACAGGAGGTGAATGGAAGAGGCGGCTCCAGTCCGCTTGCCAG TGTGTATCAAAACCAGGCCAGGCGTGACAGACCATTTCAGGTCAACCCTGGCTGGATTTG GAGCAAATCACTCAGTGACATCCCCATGGTATACCCTGTGCAGAAATTTTCTAACGAGCGTGCTGTCCATAATGTGGGCCTGGGCGCTAACACGCCAAGGGGGTGGAATCGAAACAACACACAGAAGAGCAGTGTTGCTGTCAAGGACAGTGAGGCGCAGTGGCAAGAT GACTTCACAAAGTGGAAGAATCGTCGCAGGAGCACCAAGTCTGAACTCCGCACAAAGTCCCAAGACAGAGAGCATGTCATCAGTCAGATGACCAATGGTGCTGTGACAAACTCTGAGAGGAATGAGGCGCATGGCAGACTGCTGAAGAG ACAGCAGCAGTCCCCTTGCAGACATAACCCTGTCCCCCGTGTTCACGCCACCTCCCCTCCATCTAAATCATCCGgctctgatctccgtcctcgTACTCGAGCTCTGCTGGCCCGCAGCTACGCCACTGAGATGACTTTTAACTCTCATGATGCAGCCCACGCTCAG GGATCATCAGCTGGAACCATGCCTGGCCCTGATGGGGACATCTTGGGAGAAGAGACCAACATTGCCTCCTTGGCTTCAGATGGAGTTGGAGTGACCACACCTTCTCTGGACTTCCCTTTCACCTCCCTGACCCAAGTCAAAGCTCAGGGCATCCAGCCTACAACAGAACTGGAGCAGCCACAAACGGTTTGCAGAAGCCAGATTTCTACTCTGGTCACAACCATACAGCCTAATGGGACCCTAAAATCCACCAGCACCAGAGAGCCATCTGTGTATGTACTTAGCCACAAGGACCATCCATCCAGTGTTGATCCAAAATGTCCACCTTTCTACACTGACGAAGTTGATCAAACAGCTGATGCTCCAGTGGACCAAAACCACATGTCCCGCAGAGAGAGCCAGAAGACATCTCTGGGAACTGCAGGTGATGAAGCTGGAGACCAGCAGGCTGCAGGTGTCTACAAGTATTTGTCCAGAGCCACATCATGGTCCGGTTCAGCCAGCCTTCCACGTGGTTACCGGCGGTCCGACGGGTCTTCCCGTCTCTCCTCTGCAATCACCGCTCGGCCCTTCATGACCAAGCAATCAAAGTCGTTTTCACTGCAGAGACAGCACACG GTAGATTACCAGAGTTTGCTGGTGAATTGTGAGAAAGTGGAAACTATTCCTTCTCCAACCAAATCTTCATTCAGACCTGCGGCCAGCCATCTTAGGGGTCAGTACCAGGCTTCAATTAAACAGAAGAAAGCCAACCAAGCGAAGCAGAGGAGTATCGAGCAGTGGGAGGATGGGAGGGGAGCCAGTGTCTCTAAGCAGACCTCCCTCCAGACGACCGACGATCACCATCAACCCTTTGCCCCGACTCAGCTGCTGCCACAGCCTTATTCAGATCTACAGTCCCACCACAACAGTTCGACTTTGCCATCTACGAAG gtGGATCACAGTGACATGAGAGTAAGCCTAGCCCTGAAACCCAACAGTCGACCAGACTTTGGTTTTCAGACTCACAGGGACTCCACAGGGGTTAGAATAAAATCCATTCAAGCCG GCAGCCCAGCAGAGCTTTGCCAGCTCGGTGTGGATGACGAGATTGTCACTGTTGATGGAGTTTCAGTGGCATATATGAACTACAGCCAGTGGAAGGACGTGATGACATCCGCCCTGCAAACCGGCAGCCTGACCATGGACATTCGCCGCTACGGCAACAAGG ATTGGAGCACCACTGAGGGGAGTCATCACAGCCAGCCAGGCCAGAGCAGGAAAACCATCAATCTGACCTCTGCTGCACctgttctgattggctgcccTGATCACCATGCCAACACTACGGCCTCCACGGCGACCACAGTCACGAAAGCACAGAAGTTCAGCAGGGAGAGAGACCAC GTTCAAGAGGAAGTGATGGCTGGAGTGCATGCTGACAGTCATGGGATGAGCACAAGTAAAG attataataaaataattaggAAAAATCAGAAAAGGAGAGCAGAGTTTTTCAATCCAAAAG GAGGTTCAGAATCTGCAATATCTGAT CTCCAAGTGCCGTCCCTCAGCCCCTCCTCATCCAGCTGGTCATGGGACCATGAGGAGGACCGACGGCGTCAGGAGAAGTGGCAGGAAGAGCAGGAACGCCTCCTACAG GAGCAATACCGGCGGGATCAGGAGAGGCTGGAGGCAGAGTGGTGGAGAGCACAACAAGATGTGATGGGAGACTCGTGGAGGAAGTCAGAG ACGACCTCCCAGATGACCAATGGTGGTGGGGAGCCTGCTAGCACCCAGATCCACAGGAAGGCATTGTCAAACAAAtccagagaagaagagcagagctTTGGCACAGATGAGCTGAAGGAAGCCGGCTCAAAACCTCAAAGTACAATGTTGAATGAAAAGAGAGCTGAACAAGACTG GGCTGTGGAATCTTGTGGCTTTGCTCGGCTGTCTCCTGCACACAG GGCAAAGTCTTTGTCTACTCCAGCATTAGCCAGCTACCATAAACCGACAAGAG GTgatcagaggaaaagaaaagggcaACCTTTATCCAAGGCTGAGCTCGACAGGCAGCAGATtttggaggagatgaagaaaaagactCAGCTCCTGACTGACAACAGCTGGATACGTCAGcgcagcagcagcttttacaGGGAGCCAGTCTATGTTGGGGTTCCAATGAAGAG GTACGAGTCTCTGGATAATCTGGATACATTGCGTCAGTCTCAAGTCTCGGCCGCCACATTCAGTTACCCTCGTCCACAATCGGCCGCTGCAGGTTACTACGCTCCAAGCAGGAACTCTTCCTCCCGCTACAGCACAGGAGCAATAATACCCCAGAGAAGTGCATCCATGGACCCTGGCAG tgtgtGGGCTGCCACCAACATCTCAGAGGAACTGAGACTGCAGTCCAGGGTGgaatctgaaacacaaagccCAACTGTGAGCTCCGCTGTTTCCATCCAAAGT GTACTAGCACACCCCAAGTGTGACCAGTATGCCGTACTCCATATCACAGACTGA
- the lmo7b gene encoding LIM domain only protein 7b isoform X2 → MEWRQQTSISCADAFREAQRWIEEVTGKQFGCNDFRAALENGVLLCNLINQLKPGIIKRVNRLSTPIAGLDNINVFLKACGKLGLNESQLFHPGDLQDLSTRVTLRQDEGDRRLKNVLITIYWLGRKAHLDSLYTGPEFNFKAFEGLLGLALSKALDEDSNAFVKGSGDRECWYPEREEDQHMKLSNKRGTSADSVNAVDSRGPRPNSEGCGSDAEAEQVFRMEPTRPPVRQNKGYVPSPLLRRKQEVNGRGGSSPLASVYQNQARRDRPFQVNPGWIWSKSLSDIPMVYPVQKFSNERAVHNVGLGANTPRGWNRNNTQKSSVAVKDSEAQWQDDFTKWKNRRRSTKSELRTKSQDREHVISQMTNGAVTNSERNEAHGRLLKRQQQSPCRHNPVPRVHATSPPSKSSGSDLRPRTRALLARSYATEMTFNSHDAAHAQGSSAGTMPGPDGDILGEETNIASLASDGVGVTTPSLDFPFTSLTQVKAQGIQPTTELEQPQTVCRSQISTLVTTIQPNGTLKSTSTREPSVYVLSHKDHPSSVDPKCPPFYTDEVDQTADAPVDQNHMSRRESQKTSLGTAGDEAGDQQAAGVYKYLSRATSWSGSASLPRGYRRSDGSSRLSSAITARPFMTKQSKSFSLQRQHTVDYQSLLVNCEKVETIPSPTKSSFRPAASHLRGQYQASIKQKKANQAKQRSIEQWEDGRGASVSKQTSLQTTDDHHQPFAPTQLLPQPYSDLQSHHNSSTLPSTKVDHSDMRVSLALKPNSRPDFGFQTHRDSTGVRIKSIQAGSPAELCQLGVDDEIVTVDGVSVAYMNYSQWKDVMTSALQTGSLTMDIRRYGNKDWSTTEGSHHSQPGQSRKTINLTSAAPVLIGCPDHHANTTASTATTVTKAQKFSRERDHVQEEVMAGVHADSHGMSTSKDYNKIIRKNQKRRAEFFNPKGGSESAISDLQVPSLSPSSSSWSWDHEEDRRRQEKWQEEQERLLQEQYRRDQERLEAEWWRAQQDVMGDSWRKSETTSQMTNGGGEPASTQIHRKALSNKSREEEQSFGTDELKEAGSKPQSTMLNEKRAEQDWAKSLSTPALASYHKPTRGDQRKRKGQPLSKAELDRQQILEEMKKKTQLLTDNSWIRQRSSSFYREPVYVGVPMKRYESLDNLDTLRQSQVSAATFSYPRPQSAAAGYYAPSRNSSSRYSTGAIIPQRSASMDPGSVWAATNISEELRLQSRVESETQSPTVSSAVSIQSVLAHPKCDQYAVLHITD, encoded by the exons ATGGAGTGGCGCCAGCAGACCAGTATCAGCTGTGCGGACGCCTTCAGGGAGGCTCAGCGCTGGATCGAG gaggtGACTGGAAAACAATTTGGTTGCAATGATTTCCGTGCTGCCCTGGAGAATGGAGTCCTGCTTTGCAA CCTGATCAACCAGTTGAAGCCTGGCATCATTAAGAGGGTAAACAGACTTTCTACTCCCATCGCTGGCCTG GATAATATAAATGTCTTCCTGAAAGCCTGCGGGAAGCTGGGACTGAATGAGTCGCAGTTGTTTCATCCAGGGGACCTGCAGGACCTGTCTACTCGTGTAACCCTCAG GCAAGACGAAGGCGACAGAAGGCTCAAAAAT GTTCTGATCACTATCTACTGGTTGGGCCGCAAAGCTCATCTAGACTCACTCTACACTGGTCCCGAGTTTAACTTCAAGGCCTTTGAGGGGCTTTTAGGGTTGGCCTTGTCCAAA GCTCTAGACGAGGACAGTAATGCATTTGTGAAAGGCAGTGGGGACAGAGAGTGCTGGTacccagagagggaggaagatcAGCACATGAAATTGAGCAATAAGAGAGGGACGTCTGCGGACAGTGTTAACGCTGTGGATTCCCGTGGCCCCCGTCCAAATAGTGAAG GTTGTGGAAGCGACGCGGAAGCCGAGCAAGTCTTCAGGATGGAGCCCACACGACCTCCAGTCCGTCAAAACAAAGGTTATGTACCGTCTCCGCTCCTCCGAAGGAAACAGGAGGTGAATGGAAGAGGCGGCTCCAGTCCGCTTGCCAG TGTGTATCAAAACCAGGCCAGGCGTGACAGACCATTTCAGGTCAACCCTGGCTGGATTTG GAGCAAATCACTCAGTGACATCCCCATGGTATACCCTGTGCAGAAATTTTCTAACGAGCGTGCTGTCCATAATGTGGGCCTGGGCGCTAACACGCCAAGGGGGTGGAATCGAAACAACACACAGAAGAGCAGTGTTGCTGTCAAGGACAGTGAGGCGCAGTGGCAAGAT GACTTCACAAAGTGGAAGAATCGTCGCAGGAGCACCAAGTCTGAACTCCGCACAAAGTCCCAAGACAGAGAGCATGTCATCAGTCAGATGACCAATGGTGCTGTGACAAACTCTGAGAGGAATGAGGCGCATGGCAGACTGCTGAAGAG ACAGCAGCAGTCCCCTTGCAGACATAACCCTGTCCCCCGTGTTCACGCCACCTCCCCTCCATCTAAATCATCCGgctctgatctccgtcctcgTACTCGAGCTCTGCTGGCCCGCAGCTACGCCACTGAGATGACTTTTAACTCTCATGATGCAGCCCACGCTCAG GGATCATCAGCTGGAACCATGCCTGGCCCTGATGGGGACATCTTGGGAGAAGAGACCAACATTGCCTCCTTGGCTTCAGATGGAGTTGGAGTGACCACACCTTCTCTGGACTTCCCTTTCACCTCCCTGACCCAAGTCAAAGCTCAGGGCATCCAGCCTACAACAGAACTGGAGCAGCCACAAACGGTTTGCAGAAGCCAGATTTCTACTCTGGTCACAACCATACAGCCTAATGGGACCCTAAAATCCACCAGCACCAGAGAGCCATCTGTGTATGTACTTAGCCACAAGGACCATCCATCCAGTGTTGATCCAAAATGTCCACCTTTCTACACTGACGAAGTTGATCAAACAGCTGATGCTCCAGTGGACCAAAACCACATGTCCCGCAGAGAGAGCCAGAAGACATCTCTGGGAACTGCAGGTGATGAAGCTGGAGACCAGCAGGCTGCAGGTGTCTACAAGTATTTGTCCAGAGCCACATCATGGTCCGGTTCAGCCAGCCTTCCACGTGGTTACCGGCGGTCCGACGGGTCTTCCCGTCTCTCCTCTGCAATCACCGCTCGGCCCTTCATGACCAAGCAATCAAAGTCGTTTTCACTGCAGAGACAGCACACG GTAGATTACCAGAGTTTGCTGGTGAATTGTGAGAAAGTGGAAACTATTCCTTCTCCAACCAAATCTTCATTCAGACCTGCGGCCAGCCATCTTAGGGGTCAGTACCAGGCTTCAATTAAACAGAAGAAAGCCAACCAAGCGAAGCAGAGGAGTATCGAGCAGTGGGAGGATGGGAGGGGAGCCAGTGTCTCTAAGCAGACCTCCCTCCAGACGACCGACGATCACCATCAACCCTTTGCCCCGACTCAGCTGCTGCCACAGCCTTATTCAGATCTACAGTCCCACCACAACAGTTCGACTTTGCCATCTACGAAG gtGGATCACAGTGACATGAGAGTAAGCCTAGCCCTGAAACCCAACAGTCGACCAGACTTTGGTTTTCAGACTCACAGGGACTCCACAGGGGTTAGAATAAAATCCATTCAAGCCG GCAGCCCAGCAGAGCTTTGCCAGCTCGGTGTGGATGACGAGATTGTCACTGTTGATGGAGTTTCAGTGGCATATATGAACTACAGCCAGTGGAAGGACGTGATGACATCCGCCCTGCAAACCGGCAGCCTGACCATGGACATTCGCCGCTACGGCAACAAGG ATTGGAGCACCACTGAGGGGAGTCATCACAGCCAGCCAGGCCAGAGCAGGAAAACCATCAATCTGACCTCTGCTGCACctgttctgattggctgcccTGATCACCATGCCAACACTACGGCCTCCACGGCGACCACAGTCACGAAAGCACAGAAGTTCAGCAGGGAGAGAGACCAC GTTCAAGAGGAAGTGATGGCTGGAGTGCATGCTGACAGTCATGGGATGAGCACAAGTAAAG attataataaaataattaggAAAAATCAGAAAAGGAGAGCAGAGTTTTTCAATCCAAAAG GAGGTTCAGAATCTGCAATATCTGAT CTCCAAGTGCCGTCCCTCAGCCCCTCCTCATCCAGCTGGTCATGGGACCATGAGGAGGACCGACGGCGTCAGGAGAAGTGGCAGGAAGAGCAGGAACGCCTCCTACAG GAGCAATACCGGCGGGATCAGGAGAGGCTGGAGGCAGAGTGGTGGAGAGCACAACAAGATGTGATGGGAGACTCGTGGAGGAAGTCAGAG ACGACCTCCCAGATGACCAATGGTGGTGGGGAGCCTGCTAGCACCCAGATCCACAGGAAGGCATTGTCAAACAAAtccagagaagaagagcagagctTTGGCACAGATGAGCTGAAGGAAGCCGGCTCAAAACCTCAAAGTACAATGTTGAATGAAAAGAGAGCTGAACAAGACTG GGCAAAGTCTTTGTCTACTCCAGCATTAGCCAGCTACCATAAACCGACAAGAG GTgatcagaggaaaagaaaagggcaACCTTTATCCAAGGCTGAGCTCGACAGGCAGCAGATtttggaggagatgaagaaaaagactCAGCTCCTGACTGACAACAGCTGGATACGTCAGcgcagcagcagcttttacaGGGAGCCAGTCTATGTTGGGGTTCCAATGAAGAG GTACGAGTCTCTGGATAATCTGGATACATTGCGTCAGTCTCAAGTCTCGGCCGCCACATTCAGTTACCCTCGTCCACAATCGGCCGCTGCAGGTTACTACGCTCCAAGCAGGAACTCTTCCTCCCGCTACAGCACAGGAGCAATAATACCCCAGAGAAGTGCATCCATGGACCCTGGCAG tgtgtGGGCTGCCACCAACATCTCAGAGGAACTGAGACTGCAGTCCAGGGTGgaatctgaaacacaaagccCAACTGTGAGCTCCGCTGTTTCCATCCAAAGT GTACTAGCACACCCCAAGTGTGACCAGTATGCCGTACTCCATATCACAGACTGA